GAGAATCTAACGGAAGCCAAACACCCTCCCCATAAAGATGCCCACTCAGACGGGGCATGTGCGTTTGAGTTCAGGGATTCTATCTGAGGCCTGCATCTTGGGGCCATagaccaccccctgcccccattgTGAACCCTGCTCTGCAAAGTCTGTTTTACTTGTCTGCAACTAGCTTCGCTTTGCCTTACTTGTGGATTAAAAAGTCTCTTTGTAAAGTAGAAGAATCTCAAGTTTCGCTCTTTGAGGTCCAGAAGACTGAAGGGGCTTTCCAGCCACTGGGGGCAGTGAGATTTTGATGGCAAAGCATTACCCCAATTTATTTACTCCTTTGCTGGAATTTGTTGGGGACCTATATATGCTAGATGCCGGAGACACAGCGGCGAGCTTATGTCCTAATTGGAGAGACAGACTTGATGCAAATTAACAAATAAGATCATTTGGGGAGGCATCACGAAGGAAATAAAGCAGGTTGATGTGGCAGTGACTGGGGTGTGGGGGGAAGAAACTATAGATGGGGGAATCAAGAAATGCCTCTCTGAGAAAGTGACTCGAGCTGAGACTTAAAGGGGGAGAAAGAACCATCCCTGGGGATATCTAGGGGGCCAGCGCTCTAGGCAGAGAGAATGGCAGATACAAAGGCCCCTTGGCTGGGGCATGATGATGAAGctgaggaggaaggggaacaTCAAATGCACTTGAATAAAATCCAGATCTCTTTCACAGCTACAAGTTTGAAGAAGCTGCCAGGGGCCTTGTAGGTCACTGGGAGACAGCTggattttgttttaagtttatttggTGGATCCCTTTCACTGATGGTCCCTGCCCTGTCCATCCCTTTAGGAGCTCCAAGGCCAGAGGTCAGACGTCTACAGCGACCTCAACACACAGAGGCCATATTACAAATGAGGCCCAGCCAGGGCAGTCAACAACCTGATGCCTGGATCCAGTCATTCCTGACACCTGCCCAGCACCCTATTCGACTCCCACTACGATACAGATCCACAGTGTCCTCCATGAGATGTCAGACCTCTTCCCACTATTGCCCCCAAATAAACATGGAGCGCATAAACACTGTTGAGTTATTCGAGATCCCTGGGCTGGTGGGATGGGCATATGTGGCGTTCTGGGGGAGATCAAAGACTCAGAAATAGCTAAATGAGAAAGAAGGAGGCTTGGGGGACTCTGGGTTCTTTGAGGAAGAATTCGAACTTGAGGTATTTCAATTGTTTTATTCCAGCCTCAAAGAGGAGTAGGTTTCCTGTGCCACCACACACAATCCAGGATGAGAGGGTCAGAAGTCAAAGGTCTCAGTTACAGAGTTCCAGGGCTCAGCCCCTGCCAGGCATGTTGATGTAGATTTTGCCatcttctgggggtgggggagagaaagcACGAGGCCTGaccacccacctcccacccacatCGCCACCTCCCTGGGGACCCCCTGCTTCAGGGGTTTCCTCAGGAGTTCCCCCAAGCACCGCCCCCAGGGTTTCCCCAGAACCTCCAGGGCTTGCCCGGGGGCCCCCGCCCGGGGACCCCCTCCCTCGGGACCAGGCCTGGCtctgtccctgcccccaccttgggTGGGCCTGCCGCGTGGGCGGGCACACAGAAACACCACCACCACGATCAGCAGTGACACAACAGCATCTGCGGCCACGAGCCCCACCAGGAgtggcagggagaggggcccACATCCGGAACAGGAACCTTAAGGGTGGGGGCCAAGACAAGAAGGTGGCTGAGGGGGCTTCCAGGCATTCAGGGCTGGGCTTTGGGTATAGGGGGCAGAGGAAGTCCCTGTGGGGGTGGGTATCCCAGATTCCCGGGGAATGAGAGGGGAGATGGAGATCCAGAGAGAGGTTGCGGGTGTCCCAAGGCTCTCGAGGCTCTGCTTTGGGTATAGTGGGTACACCTGAAGACAGGTCGGGGGTGGCCAAGTCCTTGGGCCTTCAATTTGGTGATGAGATGGGGACCCAGAGAGGGGATGAGAGGTAAGATGGTGACCTGGAGAACCTCTGGGGATGTTCCAGGACACTCAGGCCACACTTGACAGATGGAAGCAGTACCTGAAGCGATGCagcaaaggggaaggggtgttgATTTCTCACCTGGGGTCATCTGAGCGGCAGCCACTGTAGAAGGAGAGGGAAGGTCGATCAGCAGGGAGAGGTGGTTCCCAAAACAGGGTGCAGGGGAAGGTGATGTCCTGAGAAGTAACCTCCACTCCAGAGAGATCAAATGAGAAAAAGGGGCCCAATGGGAGGGGAGctcccagagacagagagaggcagaaaatCAGAAGTAAAGGCAGAGACCCAGCAGTGAGAAGGGGATGAACAGCCACTCCAAACCCAGCTTCCCTCCCCCAAAGAACCAGGCCAGAAGCCTATCTCTAGAAGGGAAAGGGCACCCGGAGAAGGACCCACACTCAGCACCCCTCCCTTCAGATACCACCCAAAACCTCCCCTTTCACAAAACTCTGCCTAACACCCCCCACAGCTGCTGGCTTCACCTGGGAGCAAAAGCAGGAACAGGATGTCACCTGAAGGGACCATGGTAGGCTGGGGGCTGGAAGGGGTCTGGCAAAGGGCTTTGTTTCCAGAGAGGTCCTGAGGAACAGTGGGGGAATAGAGAGGCAGCAATAGCGGATGTCACTCTTGCTGGTGACAAGGCCACCTGCttcctgtgtgcatgtgtgggagGGGAAGAGCTGGTGGATCCCTGTGACTGCCTTTGGGGACAAACTGGGGGGAGGGTCAGAGAACCAGGGAGGCTGTTCTGATAGTTCAGATGGGAGGTGACAGATAGCCCAGGGTGTGGGCACTGGGGAGATTCTGGTAAGGTTTTGGAGTTAGAGCCAACAAAACTTGCTGATGGAGTGGATATGAGTATGTACGAGAGACAGCATTCCAGGATGACCAAACTCctggcctgagcaactggaaaGATGAGCATCCTTTGACCGGGTAGAGGAGGGGAAGCAGGTTTGGGGGGAAGTGCCAAGGTTTGGGCACACTGAGTTGGAAATGCCTGATGGATCTCCCTGTGGAGAAACTGAATGACCACAGCTGCCTCTATAAGTTCAGGGGATAAATCTGGTCTGGAGATGTAAATTTGGGGGTTGATGGCCTAtggatggtatttaaagccatgagacgGGGTGAGATCATTGAGGAAGTGAGTCCAGACAGAGGCGCAACACCAAACACACCACCTCCCCCCAACACCAAGAATggatgaagaggaggaaacagccaGGAAAACAGAAGGGGCAGCAAGCGAGGGAGGAGAATCAGGAGAGCATGGAGTCTTGAAATCAGGGGAGAAATATGATTTACATCGTCACCAAGTTAAGAACTGAGAATGAGCCTCCCACTGGAATGTCAGTCTGCTAGAGGGCTGGGAATTCCTGCCTGCTGAGTTCATAGCTATACCATAGCACCCAGCAAAGTGCCTCCCTTGTggtaattaattatttttaatgatgaatGCATAAAGGAGAACTGACCTCTGAAAAAGAAGGGGAtgtgggaaagagggagaaattgaGTCCACCTATATCACTTTTATGTATACAGATCTTTCCTCTCTGGAGACCAGGGAGTCCAGAACCCCAGTCGCCTTCTTCCTCAGGACCCAGTAATAATGCCACCACCACACGCCTATGCCAGCCCAGGATCCAGGAGTCAAGGCCTCCAACACCCCCTTGGACAGAGATGCCAAAACCCAGGTCCCCAGTTCCCTCTTCCTTCAGGagtcctccaccccaggccccttCTCCCTCAGACCAAAGATGGGGCTCCCAAACCCCTCTTTCCGGGTTGACTCAGGAGTCTGGCCCTCAGAGTCAGCCCCGCCCATTCAGAGACTGGGTTTGCTACAGCGCAAAGTGGGGACTCCCGGGCCTGTGGGCGGGGCCCTGCCTAGGACTGGGCGGTGCCAGAACCTCAGTTTAAAAACTCGCGGGGGACCCGACACAAGATCGGGGACCCGGCGGCGGCTCCGCGGGGAAACAGCGAGACTGGCGCAGCGCCGAGGCCGGGGCCCTGGGGGCCCGCAATCCACGCCACGGAATCCCCGAGGTAACGGGCGGGGAGGTGAGGCGCGCTGGCCCCTAAGAGGGGCTGGGAGGCGGTCACTTGAGGCTCTAAAGGATTGAGCTGGAGCACTAAGTCCTGGGTCCTGAGAGTGAGGGTACCCGGTGTTTGGAGGGGCAGAAGGCCCAGACTCCTTGGTCGTGATAGAGGAGCGGCTGGGATTCTGGACTCCTGAATCCCAGGGGGGCGGGGGCGTTAAAGGACTGGGGATCCGGTATCCTAGGTCCCGCGGGTGAAAGCGCTGGGAGCCCGGACGCCTgggtcctgggaggagggggctggcggCCTGGACTCCAAGCTCCAGAAAGAGGCTGGATCGTGTCCTTGGGGGGCGTGGTTGTTTAAAATCAGCCAAGGTTTCAGTGGGGAAGGTCCGGCGCTTGGCCGCAGGGATCCACGCTGGTCGTGACCCTGCCTCCGCCTCGGGATTTCCCGAGTCACCACTCGACCTGGGTCCCGGGGCTGAGGAGGAATTCCCCACGTGCGCCACGCTTGGCCACGCATCGCGTCTCGGAGCCGGACACCTGGGGCGCggggcagagaggaagagggaggtggaAGATTCCCTTGCGTGAGCTCTGTGACGTCAGCGCGTCGCGTCTGGGCTGTTTCCGAGCCCGCCCTACTCCGCTTAACTCTTTCTCAGCCGGAACTGAGCTCGGAAGggtgagggctgagggctgagggccTGGCCCTCCTGGGTCGTGCGAACCAGGAGTCTGGAAACTGGGGCTCCCAGGACCTAGGGGGAAGTAGGCTGAGAGCCCGGACTTCTGGGTCCTGGGGAAGGGGGTGCGGGTCTCCCAGACTCCTGCGGATTGAGGCTGGGCTCCTGGCCCTGAAGAGAGGGCGAGGTCTGAACCTTTGGATCCCTGATGAGCTAGGGGGCTATCGACTTCGTGGTTTCTCGGAGATCGGGGCTGGGGACTCGGATGGCTGGTTTCTTGAGGAAAGGGTATCAGGGCAGCTTGCAGAGCAGAGAGATAATTGGGATATGTGCGTCTCTGGGAAGGGATGTCTGGCGACGTCCGGAATCCCTCAGTACTGGGAGATCTGGGGGTGAGGTGGAGTGGGATTTTTCACGGaagtggcggggggggggggttgagcagagggcaccctccacccccttcctcATTTTCCACGACGCTGGTGGAAAGTTGGGTCAGAGGGGAAAGTGCggagcaaaaggaaggaaacgGCGGAGGCGGCGCAGCACTCGAAATCTTAGATTGGCTTTGGAGTTCTCAGGCGGCATCAGTGTGCCAGTTTTTCCGCGCGGGAGGGCGATCAAATCCACGCCCCCGCGTACTTGGGTGACTTAAGGACCCCTTATAACTTCCCTCCCACCTCACCCCGCAGTGAGCCGGAATGAGCGCAGCCACTGCCCATCACAGACGGTGAAGAAGCTCCTGGAAGAACAGAGGCGCCGCCAGCAGCAGCCTGACGCTGCTGGGCTACCGGTGAGGCCCGTGAAGCCCTGTAAACTACAACTCCCATGAGGCCATGTCCTGTTGGGCAGGGGCTTGCTGCCTTGCTGGGCCCTCAGGGCTGACTCAGATGACCTGTAGGTGGGGGAATGGGTGCTGAGGACTCTGCCAGATAAATTCAcccttgtttctttttgcttctgcCTCTACAGGGACAGTTCCCGCCTCCCCTGGCCCAGCCTCTGACCCCATCTGTGAATGAAGGTGAAGCCAGTAAGTCTGGAAACTTACCTGGTTCCCTCAGCTCCCAGCCCCAGCTTCCCTCAGGGACTCAAACATCCCAACTCTCAGAACTTTAGGGAATTTAGGAGTTAGGCCCTCATTCTTGCTGAGACCTGGAAGAAGTTTGATCTCCCGAAGTCTCAGGGGCCCAGGCTCCCAGCCTTTCGGTGCTCTAGGAGTCTAGGCCCTCAACCCCTCAGTGTCCCAGGTGCCTAGGTCCTCAAAATCCAAACTTCCAACCCCTTGGTGTCCCAGGATTCTGGGTCCAAGCCCCGTGGTGCCCCAGAAGTACTTGCTTTCAGTAACTTGGGAGACTCCAGGTTCCTGTCTGGGCTGTGACTTCCCTAACTCTGGTAACCAGGCCTGCCCCTGCTCCTCCTCTCACATGCAGGCCATACTCACTTCCCAGCACACCAGGAGACTGTGGGTTCTGGACTTGGCAGCCTGGCCCCCTCCACGGGCTTTCCAGACTGGAACCCCAACACGCATGCTGCCTACACAGACAGCCACTACTCTTACCCTGCTTCTGCTGCTGACGTTTTCCTGGCTCCTGACTTCTACCCACCCTCGGACCCAGGGCGGCCGTGTCCGTTTCCCCCGGGGATGGAGGTGAGATTCAGAGTGGGAACAGGATGCTGAAGGGCCCCCAAGATTCCCAGTTGTCCTCATGCAGCATCCTGAGATGTCTGGGGCTAGATTAAGATCCCATTCCTCAGATGGGCAAAACGGAGGCCCAAAGGTCCAGGGTCACTTGGCACAAATGGGACACCCAACCACTCTACCTGGCACTCTGTATGTGTATATGTCTGTGGTGGGCTAGGAAGAGGGGATTCTCAGCTGACTGGCTCTCTCCACCACCTACACCCTTCAGGAGCCCCTGGATACCCGGCTCTATGTAGACCCTTCCCTGCCACAGACGGGATCCTGGAGAGGTTCTGGACTCCCCTCAGGACCCCCACAGTTGCCCCCTGTGGTCACCGGACCATCCCTGGACACTGCCCGTGCTCACATGCTGGCTTTAGGGCCACAGAACCTGCTGGCCCAGGATGAGGAGGGAGACACGTGAGTATaggggagtggagtttgcaggctTCCTGCTCAGCTAGGGTGCTGTGCTCACTGCTGCCTCCCGCCCATCCTCAGGTTCCTGCACCTGTTTGCGGCTCGGGGGATGCGCTGGGCAGCATACGCTGCAGCTGAGCTGCTCCAAGCGTACAGACATCTGGACATTCGTGAGCATAAGGGCAAGGTGAGGGCCAGGGGCTTGGATTTCTGGATCTGAGGGCAGAGGGTTTGGGGGCTTGGATTCCTGGTTTTCAGACGGGAAGGGGCTAAGGGGCTGAGGGCCCAGACTGATGTTTCCTGATACCTGCAGACCCCTCTCCTGGTGGCTGCTGCTGCCAACCAGCCCCTGATTGTGGAGGATCTACTGAACCTGGGAGCTGAACCCAATGCCACTGATCATCAAGGACGTTCTGTCTTGCACGTGGCCGCTACCTATGGACTCCCAAGGGTCCTCTCGGTATGTCCAGCTGGAATGAGATGAATGAGATGGACTGGTTGCCTAGATCCTAGCTTCCAGAACTAGGAGACCTGGGGAGACTCTAACCCAGCACTCTGCCTTCTTCTTCTCCCAGGCTGTGATTAACTCAGGGGTTCACGTTGACCTAGAAGCCAGAGACTTCGAGGGTAAGTTGGGTGGTGGAGAGGGTGGGTGTGGCTAGTGGGCTGGGTGGGATGAGAGCTCCAGATGCAGAGCCCTCCCTGTCTCTACTCTGCAGGCCTCACTCCACTCCACACAGCCATCCTGGCCCTCAATGTTGCTATGCACCCTCCTGACCTATGTCCCACGGTGCTGAGTACCCAGGCCCAAGACAGGCTGGCTTGCGTCCAGATGTTGCTGCAGATGGGTGCTGACCACACCAGCCAGGTGAGCTGGGCAGTGGGCAGCTGGCCCCTAGGAGGGCATGTGGGATGGGGGCTCCTGGATGTCCAGGGCCTCTCAACAAATGCTGACTTGTCTCTTCCCAGCTGTGAGACCTTAAGCACAttacttgacttctctgtgccccagttgTCAGCTGTGAATAACATTACTGACCTTAGCTtatatttatcaagcacttactaGTCATCAAGCACTGAGTGTCATGGATTAGCTCATTGAATCTCCACAAACACCCTTTGATGCGTGTGCCATTATTACTTTCTCTGTTTCACTGAtaaaaaaactgaggcacaaggactCAGAAATCTTATTGCTTATGAGTGTCAGAGAGGGAATTAAAACTCAGGTGGGCTGACCCCAAAATCTAGCTTTTAATAATtataccctcctccttcctgACAGTAACTCCTTCACAGGCTGGCTGAGAATTAAACATCCACTCAttgttttgggcttttttttttttttttcagttaaagaaTTTTGAACACAGATAAAGTACAGAAAGTAATATAATGAGCTCATGTACCCAACATCAATAACCAGCAACTCATAGCCGGTCTTGTCCCATCCATTTCTCTGCTCTCCTGTATTATTTTTAGGCAAATTCAGGCATAAAATTTTATCCATAAATGTCTGTATGTctttaaaagataagaaatatttttaacctCAGTACCATTATTCCaccttaaaaataattaaccATCTCATACATAATATCAAATATCCTGACGGTGTTCGAATTTTTGTTTGGCTCTAAAGTGACATATGTTTACTtttttcataaaacaaacaactAGGATCCAAATAAAACCCACACATTGCAATGATATGTCCTTTTACATTGACATTTAGAACTTActctccatctctttcttttttctacatAATTTATTTAGTGAACCAACTAGGTTGTTTTGCCCTatataaacacaaaatttttaatgtttactgtCATTACAGACGCTTTAAAGGCACAtaatggggggagggtgtagctcagtggtagagcacatgcttagcatgcacgaggtcctgggttcaatcccccgtacctcctccagatataaataaataaataaacctaattacctccccctcataaaacaaaacaaaaaaaaaaaaaaaaagaaaggcacatAATAAAGTCTCATTATGGAAAGTGCCTTTATTTGCttcaaaagatgaagagaacaatTCAGTATGGAAGTAGATACAAGCTTAGGTTGTCCACTGATTAATGCTGCTCAACTCTCATCCTTGTAAAGTACAGCCCACGTGGGATGTGGGTGCATTTTACTGTGTTTAATAGAATGTGGGGTGGCCAGTGCAGCTGCTAGTCCAGAGAGCTCCTTTGGAGGAACAGAAAAGGAGTCTTTTTCTTAAAGATGCTTGGGCTGGAAAATTGTCTTAATAAATGTACAGTTCTGTGATGCGTGTGATCTGAATGGTACCCCCACAACCTGGTGTTCTTGTACAGTGCACAACACATACAACCATATAGGGCCGCTTCTACAGCCCAGGTCAGCTAAAGCTGAATCCTTGGTACCTGCGAGTGCTTGCAAAGGGGAGACAGGGTCTCTAAAGGCTCGCGGGTTCCATGAGAGAAGGCCTGGGTGTGAGAACTAGCCTGACCTCTACCATTCCCCACCCCACAGGAGATCAAGAGCAACAAGACTGTTCTGCACTTGGCTGTGCAGGCTGCCAACCCTACTCTGGTTCAGCTGCTGCTGGAGCTGCCACGGGGAGACCTGCGGGCCTTTGTCAACATGAAGGTGGGGGCCTAGGCTGGAATGTGCAGATGGTGTGAGACATGGCAGACAGGGGCAGGGGGATGTTAGGAGGCCTGTGGGCTGTGGCTGTGGAGGGGACAATGCATGGGACATGGGCGGGGACTACATAGGATGAGGATGTAGACTGGGGGCCTGTGTCCAGCATAGGCCGAGGGGTGTGTGGAATGTGGTTGTGGAGGAGGTTCTGGGATGTGAAAGGGGGCATGAGGGATGTGGATGAGGCAGAATGTGAGGGTGAGGCCCAGGCCAGCTGAGTCTGAGTCCTTAGCAATCCTCCCTTCGCTGTCCCCAGGCCCACGGGAATACAGCCCTCCACATGGCAgctgccctgcccccagggccGGCCCAGGAGGCCATTGTGCGGCGCCTGCTGGCAGCTGGGGCGGATCCAACACTGCGCAACCTGGAGAACGAGCAGCCTGTCCACTTGCTGCGGCCCGGGCCGGGCCCCGAGGGGGTGAGCACTGACCCCGCCCTGACTGCAGGGTGACCTAACCTGGTGAACTCCTGACCCCACCCATTCCTGCCTTTAGAGGGTGACCTGTAATCTCAGGAGGAGACTTTGACCCTTATCCAACCATGACTTCAAAATGTGCCCCTTGACCTCAGTGTTTGATCCCTTGCCTTGTACTGGTGGCTCCTCCTGACCTCTGTTTCAACCCTGACCTTAAAGTATGACCTCTACTTCCAACCCTGAATCCTGACCTCAAGGAATGACCTTTGATCCTCAAGTATGACCTTTAGCCCCCTGCCCCTGAACTCTTAGTCCTGACCTCAAAGTGGGATTTTGTTCTCACCTCAAATATGACTCTGACCCCTCGCCTCTCCTGTTTGACTCCCCGTCCTCAATGCTAGTCCCCAGGTGGGAACCTCCTACCAGCCACACCTTTCCCTTCGTCCCCAGTTCTGGCTCCTGAGCCTTTACTCTGTGTGAATGAACCTTCACCCCCAAGCCCACGTCTTGCCTCAGAACCTCTGAGCTTCAAACTCAACTAGCCCCACTCACTTCTCCTCTCTAACCCCCAACTTCATGGGGTATGTCTGCCCCACCTCTCCTTGCAGCCTCCCAAA
This Camelus bactrianus isolate YW-2024 breed Bactrian camel chromosome 9, ASM4877302v1, whole genome shotgun sequence DNA region includes the following protein-coding sequences:
- the HCST gene encoding hematopoietic cell signal transducer isoform X2, whose protein sequence is MVPSGDILFLLLLPVAAAQMTPGSCSGCGPLSLPLLVGLVAADAVVSLLIVVVVFLCARPRGRPTQDGKIYINMPGRG
- the HCST gene encoding hematopoietic cell signal transducer isoform X1, whose amino-acid sequence is MVPSGDILFLLLLPVAAAQMTPGSCSGCGPLSLPLLVGLVAADAVVSLLIVVVVFLCARPRGRPTQEDGKIYINMPGRG
- the HCST gene encoding hematopoietic cell signal transducer isoform X3 — translated: MVPSVAAAQMTPGSCSGCGPLSLPLLVGLVAADAVVSLLIVVVVFLCARPRGRPTQEDGKIYINMPGRG
- the NFKBID gene encoding NF-kappa-B inhibitor delta, with protein sequence MPAQDPGVKASNTPLDRDAKTQVPSSLFLQESSTPGPFSLRPKMGLPNPSFRVDSGVWPSESAPPIQRLGLLQRKVGTPGPVGGALPRTGRCQNLSLKTRGGPDTRSGTRRRLRGETARLAQRRGRGPGGPQSTPRNPRVSRNERSHCPSQTVKKLLEEQRRRQQQPDAAGLPGQFPPPLAQPLTPSVNEGEASHTHFPAHQETVGSGLGSLAPSTGFPDWNPNTHAAYTDSHYSYPASAADVFLAPDFYPPSDPGRPCPFPPGMEEPLDTRLYVDPSLPQTGSWRGSGLPSGPPQLPPVVTGPSLDTARAHMLALGPQNLLAQDEEGDTFLHLFAARGMRWAAYAAAELLQAYRHLDIREHKGKTPLLVAAAANQPLIVEDLLNLGAEPNATDHQGRSVLHVAATYGLPRVLSAVINSGVHVDLEARDFEGLTPLHTAILALNVAMHPPDLCPTVLSTQAQDRLACVQMLLQMGADHTSQEIKSNKTVLHLAVQAANPTLVQLLLELPRGDLRAFVNMKAHGNTALHMAAALPPGPAQEAIVRRLLAAGADPTLRNLENEQPVHLLRPGPGPEGLRQLLKRSRVATPGLSS